The genomic region CAAAAACAATATTCATTTTATCCTCCTTTTTTATTTTACATCGTTTCTTATAGTAATCTCAAGAGATTGATTTCCCTGAATATAAAATGATATTTTATCAGAATTTTCAACTTTTTTTAAATATGTACCTTTAACACTTAATAGTTTCATAGCTGTACCATTAATTGTGATTTTTGTTTTTCCAGAAGATTTGACATTAAATTTAAATGTTTTGTCGATATGATCTTTTGATCTAGATTCATTTAGAATTTGTAAATCGGCTGTTGAATTCCATGATTGACCTAAAAAGATTTCAGCGGTTTCATTTTCATTTGCTTTTGAAAGTGTTGCAACCTTTTGTATAAATTCTTTACCATCTTTTTTTGTGAAAATATAAATATTACCTTTAATCAATGGAACACCAATTCCATTATCTTTGGTGTTTTCAAATTCCCTCATAATATTCATATATTTATTTTCAAATGATCTAGAATAAAAATTTATATTTAGATAATTAATATCTTCATATTTTTTAATAGTTCCAAGTTTCATTACTTTTGAAAATACACCATTGAATGGTTCTATTTTTCCAAAATTTACAATAGCACTTTCATTTACAATAAGAGGAATATATGGTGCAGCTTCTAAAGACATAGTTTTTGTATATACAGTTTTATTGTTTATTTGCCTATCATCTAAATTAAATGTTTCATCTATTAATGTAGCGTTATAAAGCTCTTTTGTATTACCACTTATTTTATACGTAACAAATAGATCACCATTACTTTTTAGGTCATAAAATAAATTCCAGCTTATAGGTTTTGATATCAAAACTTTCCCTTTAATATTCTTAGCATATAAAGTCTTGTGGTTTAACAAAGTATCAAGATTTTTTGCATCTGTTCGACACCACATATTCAAGTATGAATTAAAGAAATAAATATAATTTAGATTTAAAGCGTCTTTTAGAATTACAGGATTTGAATTTAACATACTTATTCTGCTACCTAAAACATTTTTTAAATCATCAGTGCTACCTATAATTTTAAAACTAATATTTTTTAACTCAGATATATTTACTTTATAAAAATCTGCATTTTCTATAAAAACAACATTTTCATCCTTGTGTAAAGGTATGTTTATTTCATCGGTCCACGGATAATCCATGCTTATAATTCCTATATTTTTGAAAATAAATATATCATTAGAAAATAATGTTAAAGCTATAATAGTGATTATAAAAGAAATAAAAATCTTTTTCATAAAAAATTCCCCCTTTATTTGTTATTATTTTTTAATTCAATATATTTTTCCAGTGCTTTTTTAGCAATAGGTGCAGCTACTTCCGAACCATAACCACCATTTTCAACAAACGAAACTATTGAAACTTCTGGATTATTTGCTGGCATGAATCCTGCAAACCAGGAATGTGGTGATTTACCTCCAGTTACTTCAGCTGTTCCTGTTTTTCCGGCTACTAATTCTTTAAAATTTTTAAATACATGATATGCTGTTCCGCCATCGGAACTATTTCCAGGATATGTCGTAACTTCTATTAATCCTTTTAAAATATTAAAATATTCAATAGGTTTAATATTGAAAACAAAATCTAATTTTTTTTCATAACTTATAGCATCTTCCGATATATTTTTGACATACTTTTCTAAAACATGAAATTTATAATATTTACCTTTTGTTGATAATATATTATATAATCTAAGAATACTAATGGGTGTAAATTGCATATATCCCTGTCCTATTGAAGTTAAAACTGTTTCTCCAATGAACCAATCTTTTCCGAATTTTTCTTTTTTCCATGAACGACTTGGAAAAACAGAAGAAACTTCTCCAGTTAAATCTATGCCAGTTTTTTGATTTATCTTAAATAAATTAGCATATGAACTCATAGTATCTATACCAAGTTTTAAACCAAGATTATAATAATATAAATTACATGAAACTCTCAATGATTTTACAAGATCAGTAACACCATGACCAAAAATATTCCAATCATAATATTCTGCAATAACCTTATTTTGAGAATTTTTTAACTCAAACTTTCCATCACAGAAAATAGTGGCTTCAGGTGAAATACCTTCTTCTAAACCGACAAGCGCAAAAAAAGGTTTAATAACTGACCCTGGAGCATATACAGAAGATATAGCTCTGTTGATTAATGGTTGTTTTGTATCATATATAATTTTTTTCCAATCCTGGATTGATAATCCAGAAGAAAATAAGTTTGGTTCTATTGATGGATAACTAACAAGAGCAAGAATTTCCCCATTATTTGGGTTTGACATTATTACAGCACCGGGTTTTTTATATTTTTCCATTTCATCATATATATATTTTTGCAAATTATAATCAATAGTAAGATATAAATCTTTTCCTTTTATTGGATCAACAGTTTCTAAAACCTTATCTACACGCCCTCCAGGAGTAATTTTCACAATTTGATAACCAGGTTTTCCTTCTAGAATGTTATTATAAACCTTCTCAACACCATATAGAGGTACACCTTCAGAATTAACATAACCAATAATGGGATATATAGTATTGTCTTTATATTTTCTAATATATTTTTCAGAAATTCTTATTCCTTTTATAGAGGAAATTAGTTTTATATTTGCTGGAGTTAAATTAACTGTAATTCTTTTTTGAAAAATTAATTTATCAACGAGAGTCTCTGGAGATTTTGTTATTGTTGAAAAAGCCTTCTTTAATAATGCGATATCTTTTTCTGAAAAAGATTCTCTATAATTTTCAATAACATATACTTTTTCATTCCAGGCTAATAAAGTACCATTTCTATCGTAAATATTTCCTCTGATGGGATTCAGAGTTATAATTTTTGTACTTAATTCTTCAACTTCTTTTGTGTATTTTGTATGATTAAAAATTTGTATATAAGCAGTTCTTGAAATTAATATAATAAAGGAAAATAAAAATAATAAAATTAGTAATTTAAATCTCGATTCTTTCATTTTTACCGATCCTTCCAGCAATAATAAAATGAGTAATAGAAAGCAAAATATATGAGATTAACAATACATAAAAGTTTTTGTTTATAAAAGCCAGAAAAAATAACGGTATTGAAGAACTAAAAAGGCTTCTCAAATAGCTCTTTTCTAAAAACTCAAAAATATGAAATGAAGATATTGTTAAAATAAAAAAGATAATTGTCATTAATCCAACATCATATTTAGATGCAAAATATATAACAGAATATAATAAAGCAAAAAAGTACATTTTTTCTTTAAATAAGTATTGAACAATTAAAAATATTATTGGAAAAGAAAAAAACAATACATCACCCATCCATCTGTCCCATGAAGAAGAGATTAAAGTCATAACGATAATATAAATATATGACATCATTTCACCCCAAATTCGCTAAAAAGAATAATTTTACTGTCTAAATTTGTTGGATATAAATAATAAATAGTATTGGATTTTTTATAAACCCTTCCTTTTATTGTTAATGTCTTATTAATCCAATTTGATTTTGATATAGTTAAAGTAACCTCTTCTGCATTATCAAAAACAGAAAAACCTTCTGGAATATTAATAAAAATATTTCCGTTTCCACTTTCTTTTATCAATAGTTCAACATTCTTGTATGAACCAAAAATCTCATGATTACCCCATCCTAATTTTTTAATCACTTTATTATTTCTTAAAGAACTATCTACAAAACCAATAATCATACCATTTTTGGTAAATGCAATTTCATTGTTTTTAACATCTTTACCTGTTTTTACATAATAATATTTAGAATCTTCATTTATAAAAATTCCCGGAATTAAAGACAAATTTAACTCTATGTTTTCATTTTTAATATGTATAGATTTAGTATAATCAGATATAATATTATCCAAATTTTCTAAATATTCCGCATTTTTTGTTAATAATAAATAATTATTTCTTATTTCATAAAAAACAATATCCAGAGGATAATTTACTCTGGATATAATAGAATTTATATAAGGGAATAATGTTGAAATTATGGAAATAAATAGTAATATTATAGTATAAGAAATAAATTTCCTGAACATATTACCTCTGTAATTTAGCTAAATTTTCTAAAATTTTTATTTTGTCAAGCACCATACCGGCTCCTCTGGCTACAGCAGTTAAAGGATCTTCTGCGACAATAACCTTAATTTTAGTTTCATGCTCAATTAATTCTTTTAAACCCTTTAATAATGCACCACCACCCGAAAGGTATATACCTTTCATAACAATGTCAGTTAATAATTCTGGAGGTGTTTCTTCAACAGTTAATTTTATTTGTTCTACAATTTTGGAGACAGGATTACTTATTGCTTCTCTTATTTCAAAACCTTTTAATATTATATTTTTTGGAAGACCGGATAAAATATCTCTGCCAATAATTTCAATTTCTTCATTATCATATTCCTCATTTGGCCATGTATTACCTATTCTCTTTTTAATTTTTTCTGCAGTTCTTTCACCAATAAGAAGACCGGCTTTATCTTTAACATAGTTTATAATAGCTTCATCGAGTTCATCGCCAGCTATTCTAACGGATTTTGAAAGAACAATGCTACCAAGAGAAATAACAGCAATTTCTGTTGTTCCACCACCAATATCAACAACCATATTTCCTGACGCCTCTTCAACATTTAAACCAACCCCAATAGCTGTTGCCATTGCTTCTTCAATTAAAAAAGCTTTTCCAGCTCCAGCATCCAATGTTGCTTTGTATAGAGCGCTTCTTTCAACTTCTGTAGCATCTGTTGGTACACCAACAACTACAGTTGGTTTGAAAAATGTGAATGATCCAACTGAAGCGCTTATAAAGTATTTTAACATAGCTAATGCAGTATTATAATCAGCAATAACACCATCTTTTAAAGGTCTAACAGCTATTATATTAGCAGGAGTTTTACCTATCATTTTTTTTGCTTCTTTTCCAACAGTCAAAATTTCTTTAGTATCCTTTTCTATAGCAATAACAGATGGTTCATTAACAACAATTCCTTTTCCTTTTACGTAAACCAAAGTATTAGCAGTTCCCAAATCTATACCAATATTCGCTCTCATTTCAAATCCTCCTGAATTTTATTTTTATAAATTATATCACAATATATTGAAATATTGAAGATTTTAAGAGAAAAATCATAAATAATTATCTATTACTATATTTTTGAAAATTACCATGACAAAATGCAATAGCCAATGCGTCTGCAGCATCATCAGGTGTGGGTGTTTTTTTAAGATTAAATACTACTTTCAACATTCTTTGAATTTGTCCTTTTTCTGCTCTTCCATAACCTGTAATAGCCTGCTTTACCTGATAAGGTGTATATTCAAAAATTGGAATACTGGCTTTTTGTAAAGCCAGTAAAATAACACCTCTAGCTTCACCAACTTGAATAGCAGTTTTTACATTTTTAAAGAAAAAAAGACTTTCAACTGCTGCTTCATCAGGATTATAATCTTTAATTAAATTATTGAGTTTATCAAAAATCTCAAGAAGCCGTGCGTTTAAGTCAGCCTTTTTATCAGTTTCTATAACACCAAAATCTATTAATTTAAAATTATTACCTGTTTTTTCAATAACTCCATATCCGATTCTACCATATCCTGGATCAATACCTAATATTCTCATTTTTCACCTCTTCAAAGAAAAATTCTTAATTAGTCTCCTGAATCTTGTTTTTTCTTAGTTTTTTGAAATAAAACACCATGATGAAAATTAGCATTTTCATCAAAATTATATCATGAAATAGAAAAAAAACATCTAAATTTTTCGCCAAATAAACCATTCAAAAGCAACTTTTGTGTTATAATTAAATTGAATTTAAGATAAATGGAGGTAAATATGAAAAAGTCGTTAATAATTTATTTTTTATTTTTAATAACTATTTCGTTTTCAAATATAATCTGGGAAATAAATCCAACCAACTTTAAAATAGTTGAATATAATAAGTTTATGACTTTATCCTGGGATATAAATGAAAAAGTAAATTACTATAGTTTATATTTTGGTGAAAGTGAGAAAAACTTAAAATTAGTATATAACGGTGAAAAGTCAAAATATATAATAAAAGAATTAAAACCTAATAAAAATTATTATTGGAGGATAAAGGCTTATACAGAGAAAGGAATAATAGAATCTGAAATATTTAGATTCTATCTGCAATTAAAAAAACCAGAAATAAAAAATGTATATCCGAATTTCGAGCATGATTTAGATTCCAGCAACATTCAATTTAAATGGAATTTGAATTATCCTGTGAATTATACAACAACTTTTATTTTGTATAAAAATAATGAAAAAATCATTGAAAAAAGGCTTTTAGGAAATAAATATGTAATGAATTTGGTTCCAGGAATAAATTATAAATGGTATATTATATTAGACGATGAATTTAAAAATAAATATACTTTTGGTCCATATATATTTTCTACAAAACCTTTTGATTTTTTAATGAGTTTAAAAAATTCAATATATGAAATAAAAACATATGATAAGTATCTGGAAAAAAGACCTATATACAATTTAAACGACAATATAGAATCATTTTACGAATATAAAAATTTTATTATATTAAAAATGAAAGATAGGATAGAAATAGTTCATAAAAGTGGTAAAAAAACCTCTGAAATTGATGTTGAAAATATAAAAGATTATTATATAGAGAAAAAAAATGATGAATTATTATTATACATAGTAAATGAAAAAAGTTTAAAAGTTTTTGATATAACAAATCCTTATTACCCATTTTTAAAAAAAGAAATTATTGGTAATTTTATTTCAGTGTCATCAAATGATTTTAGTATAATTCTTTTGTCAAAAAATAACTTAATATTAATGGATAAAAAATATAAAATATATTTTCAAAAAGAAATTAAACAATTAAAAAAAATAATTTATAACAATAACAAAATGTTTATTGTTGCTTTGTCAGACAAGCTGATAAGATATGACTATAAAAATGGGATGATATATTATAAAAAAGAATTGAGATTATCTAAAATAATTTCATATGATATATATGAAAATAAGATAGCTTTTTTAACAATTAATAATGAAATATATGTTTATAATATGGATTTTGAATTATTGGATTATATTTATTTAAAAGAAAAAATAAAAAAAATAAAGCTTTATGGTAACCTTATTTATTATTATTCTGATGATTTGAATTTTATAGAGATGAATAACTCAGGAAGGAAGTGATTTTTTTGATTGCTGTAATAGGTGGGGGAATAGTAGGAACTCTTATTGCAAGGGAACTGAATAAATATGTAGAAGATGTATGGCTTTTTGAAGCAAAAACGAATTTTGGTATGGGGGTAACAAAATCAAATTCTGCAGTTTTGCATGGTGGTTATGATGATCCACCAGGCAGTTTAAGAGCCCAATTATGTTACAAGGGGAATCAACTATATACACAATTACAAAAAGAATTACATTTTGATTTAAAAAGGGTTGGATCACATGTTGTTGCAATTGAAGATGAAGAAACTAAATATATATATAATCTTTTAAAAAAAGCTGAAAAAAATGGAGTAAAGGAAGTTAGAATAGTTGAAAAATTAGAATTACTTGAAATGGAAAAAAATATCAATCCAAAAGCCAAACGATCATTATTTTGTGAAATAGCAGGTATTTTTGATCCCTGGATAGTTGCCATGCAGGCAGCAAAATCCGTTAGAATAAATGGTGGAAGAACATTAATAAAAAAACGTCTTGTCGAAGTTGAAAAGAAAAATGGAAAATTTTTACTCAGATTTCAGGATAAATCTGAATATTTTGCTGATCTTGTTATTAACGCTGCAGGATTGTTTGCAGATGATGTGGCTAAATTATTTGATGATGAAGTACCAGAAATTTTTCCTGTAAAAGGGGAGTATTTCTTACTATCAAAAGATTTTCAATATGTAAATTCTACAATTTTTCCTGTACCAACTGGAATTTCGAAAGGTTGTTTGGTTTTACCAACAGTAGATGGTGGATTTTTAGTAGGTCCAAATGCCAATAGAGTTTTATCAAAATATGATACAGCCACAACAAGAGAAGGACTTAATGAAATAAGAGAAAAAGGAACAAAATTAGTTCCAAATTTGAATTTTAGAAGACATCTTGTAAAAACATTTGCAGGATTAAGACCTGAAACAGAAAAAAAAGATTTTTATATAGATATAGGAAAAAGTGGTGCAATTCATGTATCTGGAATTAGATCACCAGGACTCACAGCAGCACCGGCAATAGCCAAATATGTTGTTGAATATTTAATTCAGGAAAAACTAGGTATGAATTTATATAAAAGGGAAAACTATGTACCAGAAGTAGAAAAAACACCACATTTAGTCCATATCAATAGAAATGAATGGAATGAAATTATTCAAAAAGATCCCAATGCAGGAGAAATGATTTGTCACTGTAATAAAGTAACCAAAAAAGAAATAATTGATGCTATTAAAAATGGTGCAAGAACATTAGATGATATTAAATTTATGACAAGAGCATCTTTTGGAGAATGTCAGGGTGGTTTTTGTACAGCTAAGATTTTAAAAATATTGGCAGAATATACAGGAAGAGATCCAAGAGAAATAAATCAAAATGAAGATGGATCATGGATTGTGAATGCGAAGGTGAGAATATGAAATATAAAACAGATGTGGTTGTTATAGGTGGTGGAGCAGCGGGGATGGCTGCTGCATATAGAGCAAAAAAAGAAGG from Marinitoga aeolica harbors:
- the ruvC gene encoding crossover junction endodeoxyribonuclease RuvC; translation: MRILGIDPGYGRIGYGVIEKTGNNFKLIDFGVIETDKKADLNARLLEIFDKLNNLIKDYNPDEAAVESLFFFKNVKTAIQVGEARGVILLALQKASIPIFEYTPYQVKQAITGYGRAEKGQIQRMLKVVFNLKKTPTPDDAADALAIAFCHGNFQKYSNR
- a CDS encoding fibronectin type III domain-containing protein, which codes for MKKSLIIYFLFLITISFSNIIWEINPTNFKIVEYNKFMTLSWDINEKVNYYSLYFGESEKNLKLVYNGEKSKYIIKELKPNKNYYWRIKAYTEKGIIESEIFRFYLQLKKPEIKNVYPNFEHDLDSSNIQFKWNLNYPVNYTTTFILYKNNEKIIEKRLLGNKYVMNLVPGINYKWYIILDDEFKNKYTFGPYIFSTKPFDFLMSLKNSIYEIKTYDKYLEKRPIYNLNDNIESFYEYKNFIILKMKDRIEIVHKSGKKTSEIDVENIKDYYIEKKNDELLLYIVNEKSLKVFDITNPYYPFLKKEIIGNFISVSSNDFSIILLSKNNLILMDKKYKIYFQKEIKQLKKIIYNNNKMFIVALSDKLIRYDYKNGMIYYKKELRLSKIISYDIYENKIAFLTINNEIYVYNMDFELLDYIYLKEKIKKIKLYGNLIYYYSDDLNFIEMNNSGRK
- a CDS encoding NAD(P)/FAD-dependent oxidoreductase, giving the protein MIFLIAVIGGGIVGTLIARELNKYVEDVWLFEAKTNFGMGVTKSNSAVLHGGYDDPPGSLRAQLCYKGNQLYTQLQKELHFDLKRVGSHVVAIEDEETKYIYNLLKKAEKNGVKEVRIVEKLELLEMEKNINPKAKRSLFCEIAGIFDPWIVAMQAAKSVRINGGRTLIKKRLVEVEKKNGKFLLRFQDKSEYFADLVINAAGLFADDVAKLFDDEVPEIFPVKGEYFLLSKDFQYVNSTIFPVPTGISKGCLVLPTVDGGFLVGPNANRVLSKYDTATTREGLNEIREKGTKLVPNLNFRRHLVKTFAGLRPETEKKDFYIDIGKSGAIHVSGIRSPGLTAAPAIAKYVVEYLIQEKLGMNLYKRENYVPEVEKTPHLVHINRNEWNEIIQKDPNAGEMICHCNKVTKKEIIDAIKNGARTLDDIKFMTRASFGECQGGFCTAKILKILAEYTGRDPREINQNEDGSWIVNAKVRI
- the mrdA gene encoding penicillin-binding protein 2; its protein translation is MKESRFKLLILLFLFSFIILISRTAYIQIFNHTKYTKEVEELSTKIITLNPIRGNIYDRNGTLLAWNEKVYVIENYRESFSEKDIALLKKAFSTITKSPETLVDKLIFQKRITVNLTPANIKLISSIKGIRISEKYIRKYKDNTIYPIIGYVNSEGVPLYGVEKVYNNILEGKPGYQIVKITPGGRVDKVLETVDPIKGKDLYLTIDYNLQKYIYDEMEKYKKPGAVIMSNPNNGEILALVSYPSIEPNLFSSGLSIQDWKKIIYDTKQPLINRAISSVYAPGSVIKPFFALVGLEEGISPEATIFCDGKFELKNSQNKVIAEYYDWNIFGHGVTDLVKSLRVSCNLYYYNLGLKLGIDTMSSYANLFKINQKTGIDLTGEVSSVFPSRSWKKEKFGKDWFIGETVLTSIGQGYMQFTPISILRLYNILSTKGKYYKFHVLEKYVKNISEDAISYEKKLDFVFNIKPIEYFNILKGLIEVTTYPGNSSDGGTAYHVFKNFKELVAGKTGTAEVTGGKSPHSWFAGFMPANNPEVSIVSFVENGGYGSEVAAPIAKKALEKYIELKNNNK
- the mreB gene encoding rod shape-determining protein — encoded protein: MRANIGIDLGTANTLVYVKGKGIVVNEPSVIAIEKDTKEILTVGKEAKKMIGKTPANIIAVRPLKDGVIADYNTALAMLKYFISASVGSFTFFKPTVVVGVPTDATEVERSALYKATLDAGAGKAFLIEEAMATAIGVGLNVEEASGNMVVDIGGGTTEIAVISLGSIVLSKSVRIAGDELDEAIINYVKDKAGLLIGERTAEKIKKRIGNTWPNEEYDNEEIEIIGRDILSGLPKNIILKGFEIREAISNPVSKIVEQIKLTVEETPPELLTDIVMKGIYLSGGGALLKGLKELIEHETKIKVIVAEDPLTAVARGAGMVLDKIKILENLAKLQR